The following proteins come from a genomic window of Flavobacteriaceae bacterium MAR_2010_188:
- a CDS encoding Glycosyltransferase involved in cell wall bisynthesis yields MRPYQATVIISTYNQPKWLEKVLWSYEYQTFKDFEIIIADDGSEKATRDLIESFKETSKLAINHIWQEDKGFRKTKILNQAIIASNSEYIIFTDGDCIGRNDFVQTHLQLKQENTALSGGYYKLNLNVSTKINKTDIETQNCFKFKWLEAQGQQKDFKSNKLSTSKFKTKFLDAITPTKATFDGMNVSCYKHDLLAVNGFDERMSYGGEDREIGERMMNNGVKFKQVRYSAICLHLYHERPYAQAENSLNSEIRKITKNKKIVKTEFGIDSK; encoded by the coding sequence ATGAGACCTTACCAAGCCACAGTCATTATTTCAACTTATAATCAGCCAAAATGGTTAGAGAAAGTCTTGTGGAGCTATGAATATCAAACTTTTAAGGATTTTGAAATTATCATCGCCGACGATGGCTCAGAGAAGGCTACCCGGGATTTAATTGAAAGTTTTAAAGAAACTTCTAAACTAGCTATAAATCATATTTGGCAAGAGGATAAAGGTTTTAGGAAAACAAAAATTTTGAATCAGGCCATAATCGCTTCAAACTCGGAGTATATCATTTTTACTGACGGCGACTGTATCGGCAGAAATGATTTTGTGCAGACACACCTACAACTTAAACAAGAAAACACGGCATTGTCTGGTGGTTATTATAAGCTTAATCTAAATGTTTCTACTAAAATAAATAAGACAGACATCGAGACTCAGAACTGTTTCAAATTTAAATGGCTAGAAGCACAAGGGCAGCAAAAGGATTTTAAGTCGAATAAATTATCAACTTCAAAATTTAAGACCAAATTTTTAGACGCGATTACGCCAACCAAAGCGACCTTTGACGGAATGAATGTTTCTTGCTATAAGCACGATTTATTGGCGGTTAACGGATTCGATGAACGGATGAGCTACGGTGGTGAAGATCGCGAGATTGGAGAACGTATGATGAATAATGGCGTAAAATTCAAACAAGTGAGGTACAGCGCCATCTGTCTTCATCTTTATCATGAGCGGCCATATGCCCAAGCCGAAAATTCTTTAAATTCTGAAATACGTAAAATTACCAAGAACAAGAAGATAGTCAAAACAGAATTTGGAATCGACTCTAAATGA
- a CDS encoding Uncharacterized membrane protein gives MESTRTLSDKFYLFLKGLGMGAANKVPGVSGGVVAFVAGFYEEFIYSLQKINKKAFKLLISGRFKSLYHYLNGKFLSVLILGMLFSYFSVSKILDYFLVHYELYVWSTFFGMIVGSIYYIHKDFKTWNSSTLTALVLGAVVGVAISFLDPARENDNLWFVFFCGIISVSGMTLPGFSGSFILILLGNYVLLLVDSVNALYDTFSELISGDFSFIHNGPRMRMIKVLLVFTLGSVVGLVSFSHILSYILKNYKNITIATIIGFIVGSLGVVWPWKVTLYRTDHDGAYVLDSTGKQIVSNYERYIPELSKETFIAILFIIFGFMGILALAWYGEKIKERHARIRARR, from the coding sequence ATGGAAAGCACTAGAACCTTAAGCGACAAATTTTATCTCTTCTTAAAAGGATTAGGTATGGGAGCTGCTAATAAGGTTCCTGGAGTTTCTGGCGGTGTTGTTGCCTTTGTGGCAGGTTTCTATGAAGAATTTATCTATTCACTTCAAAAAATAAATAAAAAAGCCTTCAAGCTACTTATTAGCGGCAGGTTTAAAAGTCTATACCATTATTTAAACGGAAAATTCCTCAGTGTCCTAATTCTCGGGATGCTCTTCAGCTATTTTTCAGTTTCAAAAATCCTTGATTATTTTCTAGTTCATTACGAGCTTTATGTATGGAGCACCTTCTTCGGAATGATAGTAGGTTCTATTTATTACATTCATAAAGATTTTAAAACTTGGAATTCTAGCACTCTCACAGCGCTAGTTTTGGGAGCCGTTGTCGGCGTAGCGATTAGTTTCTTAGACCCTGCAAGAGAAAATGATAATCTCTGGTTCGTTTTCTTCTGCGGAATAATAAGCGTTTCGGGGATGACGCTTCCAGGTTTTTCTGGCTCCTTCATTCTTATTTTATTAGGAAATTACGTGTTGCTTTTGGTCGATTCGGTAAATGCCTTGTACGATACATTTTCAGAATTAATAAGCGGAGATTTTAGTTTCATCCACAACGGACCAAGGATGAGGATGATTAAAGTCTTATTGGTTTTTACTTTGGGTTCTGTGGTTGGTCTGGTATCATTTTCACACATATTAAGTTACATTCTTAAAAATTATAAGAATATTACGATAGCCACTATCATCGGTTTTATTGTTGGATCGCTTGGCGTTGTTTGGCCTTGGAAGGTCACTCTATACAGAACAGATCACGACGGTGCCTATGTTTTAGATTCTACGGGAAAACAGATCGTCTCTAATTATGAGCGTTATATTCCAGAATTATCAAAAGAAACCTTCATAGCAATTCTATTTATTATATTTGGGTTTATGGGCATATTAGCGCTTGCCTGGTATGGTGAAAAAATAAAAGAAAGACATGCCAGAATTCGGGCTCGTAGGTAA
- a CDS encoding 2,3,4,5-tetrahydropyridine-2-carboxylate N-succinyltransferase, with translation MKQLIQLIEHAWEDRSQLQEKVTADAIRSVIDLLDAGTLRVAEPTEDGWKVNEWVKKAVVLYFPIQKMETMEVGIFEYHDKIPLKKGYKDKGIRVVPPAVARHGCYISHGTILMPSYVNIGAYVDEGTMVDTWATVGSCAQIGKNVHLSGGVGIGGVLEPLQAAPVIIEDNAFIGSRCIVVEGVRVEKEAVLGANVVLTASTKIIDVTGDSPKEMKGVVPSRSVVIPGSYKKSFPAGDFNVPCALIIGKRKESTDKKTSLNDALREHNVAV, from the coding sequence ATGAAACAATTGATCCAATTAATAGAACATGCTTGGGAAGATAGAAGTCAACTTCAAGAAAAAGTGACTGCTGATGCCATTCGCTCTGTAATTGACCTTTTGGATGCAGGAACATTAAGAGTTGCCGAACCGACCGAAGACGGCTGGAAAGTTAACGAATGGGTGAAAAAAGCAGTCGTTCTATATTTTCCGATTCAGAAAATGGAAACTATGGAAGTTGGTATTTTTGAATATCATGATAAAATTCCGCTTAAAAAAGGATATAAAGATAAAGGTATACGAGTAGTGCCCCCGGCTGTCGCAAGACATGGTTGCTATATTTCACACGGAACCATTTTAATGCCGAGTTATGTAAATATCGGAGCTTATGTAGACGAAGGTACTATGGTAGATACTTGGGCTACCGTTGGTAGCTGTGCGCAGATTGGCAAAAATGTTCATCTTTCTGGCGGTGTTGGTATTGGTGGCGTACTAGAACCACTTCAAGCTGCACCTGTTATTATTGAAGATAACGCATTTATTGGTTCGCGCTGTATTGTGGTTGAAGGTGTGCGAGTAGAAAAAGAAGCCGTTCTTGGCGCTAATGTGGTGTTAACTGCTTCAACCAAAATAATTGATGTTACTGGAGATTCTCCTAAAGAAATGAAAGGCGTTGTTCCTTCACGTTCTGTGGTAATACCAGGAAGCTATAAAAAATCCTTTCCGGCCGGCGATTTTAATGTGCCTTGTGCGCTGATTATTGGGAAACGAAAAGAAAGTACGGATAAAAAGACATCTCTTAACGATGCTTTGAGAGAACATAATGTAGCTGTTTAG
- a CDS encoding putative holliday junction resolvase: MGRILALDYGTKRTGIAVTDELKIIASGLTTVKSIELIQFLKNYISIEKVELILVGEPKQKDNSHSKSETDIQSFLTKLEEAIPAIPITRVDERFTSKMAFQTMIDSGLNKKQRRNKALIDEISATIILQSYLYNQ; encoded by the coding sequence ATGGGAAGAATTTTAGCCTTAGACTATGGTACAAAAAGGACTGGCATCGCGGTAACCGATGAACTTAAGATAATTGCATCGGGATTAACCACGGTTAAATCCATCGAGCTTATTCAATTTTTGAAGAATTATATTTCTATAGAAAAGGTTGAATTGATTCTTGTTGGTGAGCCAAAACAAAAGGATAATTCGCACTCTAAAAGCGAAACCGATATTCAATCTTTTTTAACTAAGTTGGAAGAAGCAATTCCAGCGATTCCGATAACACGGGTCGACGAAAGATTCACTTCAAAAATGGCGTTCCAAACTATGATAGATAGCGGGCTTAATAAAAAACAGAGAAGAAACAAGGCATTGATAGATGAAATCAGTGCTACCATAATCCTACAAAGCTACTTATACAATCAATAA
- a CDS encoding XTP/dITP diphosphohydrolase, whose product MSDRTHQLQSFERLLNIMDDLREKCPWDKEQTMESLRHLTIEEVYELGDAILDDDLEEIKKELGDVLLHIVFYSKIGSEKKSFDIADVCNSISEKLISRHPHIYGDVKVENAEEVKQNWEQLKLKEGKTSVLEGVPKSLPAMVKASRIQDKVAGVGFDWEEPSQVWEKVEEEISELQQEVKVGNLKNMENELGDVFFSLINYARFLDINPENALEKTNKKFMQRFVYLESKAKNLGKTLKEMSLAEMDVYWEEAKKI is encoded by the coding sequence ATGTCTGACAGAACCCATCAACTGCAATCATTTGAACGTCTATTGAACATCATGGACGATTTACGTGAAAAATGTCCGTGGGACAAGGAGCAGACCATGGAATCCTTACGGCATCTTACTATTGAGGAAGTTTACGAATTAGGTGATGCAATTCTTGACGATGATTTAGAGGAAATAAAAAAAGAACTGGGAGATGTTTTGCTCCATATTGTTTTTTATTCAAAAATAGGAAGTGAAAAGAAAAGTTTCGATATCGCCGACGTTTGTAATTCTATTTCTGAAAAATTAATCAGCAGACATCCGCATATCTACGGCGATGTTAAAGTTGAAAATGCCGAAGAGGTTAAACAAAATTGGGAACAACTAAAGCTGAAGGAGGGCAAAACAAGTGTTCTAGAAGGCGTTCCTAAAAGTTTACCAGCAATGGTTAAGGCTAGCCGAATCCAAGATAAAGTTGCGGGCGTTGGATTTGATTGGGAAGAACCGAGCCAGGTTTGGGAAAAAGTTGAAGAAGAAATCTCGGAACTTCAGCAAGAAGTAAAAGTTGGTAATCTTAAAAACATGGAAAATGAACTCGGAGATGTTTTTTTTTCATTAATTAATTATGCCCGATTTTTGGATATAAATCCAGAAAATGCACTAGAGAAAACCAACAAAAAATTTATGCAACGATTTGTCTATCTGGAATCTAAGGCAAAAAATTTGGGTAAAACCTTAAAAGAAATGTCCTTAGCAGAAATGGACGTTTATTGGGAAGAAGCAAAAAAAATATAA
- a CDS encoding shikimate dehydrogenase — MPEFGLVGKNISYSFSKGYFAEKFKKMNLPYTYENFDLQQISDIKNILSSNPELIGFNVTIPYKEEILPFLNQIDETAKRIGAVNTVKVSRSGELKGYNTDTYGFKKSLKPLLKPNHKTALILGTGGASKAVAHTLKQLNISYDYVSRTANKKSKFLYSDLTEQIIHSYSIIINCTPIGTFPDVNNCPDIPYEGLTENHILYDLVYNPPVTKFLACGEMKGAQVINGSEMLQFQAEKAWHIWNEI, encoded by the coding sequence ATGCCAGAATTCGGGCTCGTAGGTAAAAATATTTCATATTCATTTTCTAAAGGATATTTCGCTGAAAAATTCAAGAAAATGAATTTGCCATATACCTATGAAAACTTCGACCTTCAGCAGATATCTGATATAAAGAATATCCTCTCGAGTAATCCCGAGCTTATCGGTTTTAATGTAACTATTCCATATAAAGAAGAAATCCTTCCTTTTCTCAATCAAATCGATGAAACAGCAAAAAGAATTGGAGCGGTAAATACTGTAAAAGTTAGCAGAAGCGGTGAATTAAAAGGTTACAATACCGACACTTACGGATTTAAAAAATCACTTAAACCACTTTTAAAACCCAATCATAAGACTGCGCTGATATTAGGAACAGGCGGAGCTTCTAAGGCGGTTGCTCATACTCTTAAACAATTAAACATCTCTTACGATTATGTTTCGCGTACAGCTAACAAAAAATCAAAATTTCTTTATTCTGACCTTACCGAGCAGATAATCCATTCATATTCTATTATCATTAATTGCACCCCAATCGGGACGTTTCCAGATGTAAATAATTGTCCGGACATACCGTACGAAGGCCTAACCGAAAACCATATTCTATATGATTTGGTCTATAATCCTCCTGTAACAAAATTTTTAGCTTGCGGTGAGATGAAAGGCGCTCAGGTGATTAACGGAAGTGAAATGCTACAATTTCAAGCTGAAAAAGCTTGGCATATCTGGAACGAGATTTAA
- a CDS encoding Lipopolysaccharide kinase (Kdo/WaaP) family protein yields the protein MKVSKTIHTNYLKCESRLDKFISNFDSSGKIFGKADRNTIKLFHLDNQIINVKSFRIPNLINQVVYNFFRKSKAQRSYEYANKLDALNIGTPQPIAYYEFKGWFLFKRSFYICQHLDCDLTYRELTFNFDYPDFEKILREFTRFTYNLHENGINFLDHSPGNTLIKKEDEHYKFYLVDLNRMEFASLDFETRIKNFARLTIHKNMIEIMSDEYAKCSGEDYDKICNLMWKTTEDFQERFHRKKRLKNKLFFWRAKK from the coding sequence ATGAAGGTTAGTAAAACCATACATACCAATTATCTAAAATGTGAGTCAAGGCTGGATAAATTCATTTCAAACTTTGATAGCAGCGGTAAGATTTTTGGCAAAGCAGACAGGAATACGATCAAATTGTTCCACTTAGATAATCAGATTATCAATGTGAAATCTTTTCGTATTCCTAATCTCATCAATCAGGTTGTTTATAATTTCTTTAGAAAGAGCAAAGCGCAACGCTCTTACGAATATGCCAATAAATTAGATGCTTTAAACATTGGTACGCCGCAACCAATTGCATATTACGAGTTTAAAGGCTGGTTCCTGTTTAAACGCAGTTTCTATATCTGTCAGCACTTAGATTGTGACTTGACTTATCGAGAACTTACTTTCAATTTTGATTATCCTGATTTTGAGAAGATATTACGAGAGTTTACGCGATTTACCTATAATCTTCATGAGAACGGTATCAATTTTTTAGATCATTCCCCTGGAAATACTTTGATAAAAAAAGAAGACGAACATTACAAGTTTTATTTGGTAGACTTAAACAGAATGGAATTTGCTTCTCTGGATTTCGAAACTCGGATAAAGAACTTTGCCCGATTGACCATCCATAAAAATATGATCGAAATTATGAGTGATGAATATGCAAAATGTTCGGGCGAGGATTATGATAAAATCTGCAATCTAATGTGGAAAACCACAGAAGATTTTCAAGAGAGATTTCATCGTAAAAAACGATTGAAGAACAAATTATTCTTTTGGAGAGCCAAGAAATAA
- a CDS encoding CDP-Glycerol:Poly(glycerophosphate) glycerophosphotransferase, with translation MYRFLIYISYSYALPIGQPLVDEITSRGYEVKWFADEDEGRKGLLTKPNVLNTVEEVLKYNPHIVLTISDIVADFIPGLKVQIFHGFLTKKRMDRNQLFDHFRIRGFFDLYCTQGPSTTSVFKKLADKYGSFEVAETGWSKVDPLFPLEKIPPKNKPVILISSTFTVKVSMAYNDSVFNEIKRLSNTGKYDFLMVLHPKIYIETREKWKSLNNENFNFYDTTDLVPLFKKSDIMFSDNTSAIQEFLLQAKPVVVFNHTVNNDYLIHVHESQNIENAFKTALEYPENVISKTKEFISNLHPYFDGKSSKRVIDASIAQLHKDKSHLKNKPLNLIRKFKIRKRLKFFTTNTYDKPLTLKKEEII, from the coding sequence ATGTACAGATTCCTCATTTATATCTCCTACAGTTACGCTCTTCCCATTGGACAGCCTTTGGTTGACGAAATAACTAGTCGTGGCTATGAGGTAAAATGGTTTGCAGATGAAGATGAAGGCCGAAAAGGTTTGTTGACTAAACCAAATGTCCTAAATACGGTTGAGGAAGTTCTAAAATACAATCCTCATATAGTTTTAACGATTTCGGATATCGTAGCAGATTTTATTCCTGGTTTAAAGGTTCAAATTTTTCATGGGTTTCTTACCAAAAAACGAATGGATCGAAACCAGCTTTTTGACCATTTCAGGATCCGAGGATTCTTTGACCTGTATTGCACTCAAGGGCCATCAACGACGTCGGTATTTAAAAAATTAGCAGATAAATATGGTTCTTTTGAGGTTGCTGAAACCGGATGGAGTAAAGTGGACCCGTTGTTCCCGTTGGAAAAAATTCCACCTAAAAATAAGCCCGTTATTTTAATCTCTTCAACCTTTACAGTTAAGGTCAGCATGGCCTACAACGATTCTGTCTTCAACGAAATAAAAAGACTCTCAAATACCGGGAAATATGATTTTCTGATGGTCTTACATCCAAAAATATATATTGAAACTAGAGAGAAATGGAAGTCTTTAAACAACGAGAATTTCAATTTTTACGATACTACCGATCTGGTCCCTTTATTTAAAAAGTCAGATATTATGTTTTCTGATAATACATCTGCCATACAAGAATTTCTACTTCAAGCTAAGCCGGTCGTGGTTTTTAATCATACAGTAAATAATGATTATTTAATCCACGTCCATGAGAGCCAAAACATCGAAAACGCATTTAAAACTGCCCTTGAATACCCAGAAAATGTGATTTCAAAAACCAAGGAATTTATAAGCAATCTACATCCTTATTTCGATGGAAAAAGCAGCAAACGGGTTATTGATGCAAGTATCGCACAACTTCACAAGGATAAATCACATCTAAAGAACAAGCCGCTCAACCTAATTAGAAAATTTAAAATTAGAAAGCGCTTAAAATTTTTTACAACGAACACTTACGATAAACCTTTAACTCTTAAAAAGGAAGAAATCATTTAG
- a CDS encoding Glycosyltransferase involved in cell wall bisynthesis, whose product MKLQNSTLSALIITHNEANHINELIENVSFADEIIVVDSFSEDGTIERLQQYPNVKVFQNKFLDFANQRNFAISKATSNWILFIDADERLPKLLVEEIKEKINVPTNIVAYKIPRKFVFKEKILNYSGLQTDFILRLFKRGKANYDTDIKVHEVLKVNGRIGKLKNPMLHYSYSDYKSYKAKTEHYARLKAKMLFEKGARPTWFDLYIKPVYKFLYNYIFRLGFLDGNEGLIICQLNAYGVKYRYEYLNELFLGSPKE is encoded by the coding sequence TTGAAACTCCAAAACTCTACTCTTTCCGCTCTAATCATCACCCATAATGAAGCAAATCATATTAACGAGCTTATCGAAAACGTTTCATTTGCAGATGAAATAATCGTGGTAGATTCCTTTAGCGAGGACGGTACAATAGAAAGATTGCAGCAATACCCTAATGTAAAAGTGTTTCAGAATAAATTTTTGGATTTTGCGAATCAGAGAAACTTTGCTATCTCAAAAGCAACTTCTAATTGGATATTGTTTATTGATGCCGACGAACGTTTGCCAAAACTTTTAGTTGAAGAGATCAAGGAAAAAATCAACGTTCCAACCAATATTGTAGCTTATAAAATTCCGAGAAAATTTGTTTTCAAAGAAAAGATTTTGAACTATAGCGGTCTGCAGACCGACTTTATTCTACGTTTATTTAAAAGAGGAAAAGCTAATTACGATACTGACATAAAAGTTCACGAAGTTCTGAAAGTTAATGGACGGATTGGAAAACTTAAAAATCCAATGTTGCACTATTCTTATAGCGATTATAAAAGTTACAAAGCAAAGACGGAACATTACGCCAGATTAAAGGCAAAAATGCTTTTTGAAAAAGGAGCACGCCCAACTTGGTTTGACCTTTATATCAAGCCCGTCTATAAATTTTTGTACAATTATATATTCAGGCTTGGATTTTTAGATGGAAATGAAGGACTTATTATCTGCCAGCTTAACGCCTATGGCGTAAAATACAGATACGAGTATTTAAACGAATTATTTCTTGGCTCTCCAAAAGAATAA
- a CDS encoding heptosyltransferase-2: MKVLIIQQKMIGDVLTSTVLFEELKDKHPISELHYLINENTAAVVENNPFIDKVKIVSKETIKDSLKFYSLIKNLRSEHYEIIIDAYGKMSSLSVCLAINASKKIGYYKSYSRFIYTHPIKRLRAPENHNSLAIENRLRLLLPLNMEFNQVLPKIYLSDVEKDEASNFLKSKGIDLDKPLIMISVLGSNLKKSYPNNYMALLLDFISRKIDCQMLFNYIPTQLKEVQDVYRLCNEKTQSAIKLDVYAKSLRSFLGVTSFCDAMIGNEGGANNMAKALNIPTFSIFNPHLNKRNWFGKFEEKKHTAIHLRDYIAMSPIEIKKAKKNPTPFYLKLNPELVTPKLEKFIETLNL, encoded by the coding sequence ATGAAGGTTTTAATTATTCAACAAAAAATGATTGGTGATGTGCTTACATCTACCGTGTTGTTTGAAGAATTAAAAGATAAACATCCTATTAGTGAACTTCACTACCTCATTAATGAAAATACTGCAGCGGTTGTAGAAAACAATCCTTTTATAGACAAAGTAAAAATTGTTTCAAAGGAAACAATCAAGGACAGTTTAAAGTTTTATTCGCTCATAAAAAATCTACGGAGCGAACATTACGAAATCATAATAGACGCCTACGGAAAGATGTCTAGTCTTTCCGTCTGTTTGGCCATAAATGCCAGCAAAAAAATTGGATATTATAAATCTTATAGCAGATTTATTTACACTCATCCTATCAAAAGATTAAGGGCTCCGGAAAATCATAACAGCCTTGCCATAGAGAATCGGTTAAGGTTGCTCCTTCCTCTTAATATGGAATTCAACCAAGTTCTACCAAAAATTTATTTGAGCGACGTCGAGAAGGATGAAGCTTCAAACTTTTTAAAATCGAAAGGTATTGATCTAGACAAACCTTTGATTATGATTAGTGTTTTAGGTAGCAATCTAAAAAAAAGTTATCCTAACAATTACATGGCGTTACTATTGGATTTTATCTCGAGAAAAATCGATTGCCAGATGCTGTTCAATTACATTCCTACTCAGCTTAAAGAGGTTCAAGACGTTTATAGATTGTGCAACGAAAAAACCCAATCGGCGATTAAGTTAGATGTATATGCAAAAAGCTTAAGGTCGTTTTTGGGTGTTACCTCATTCTGTGATGCCATGATCGGGAATGAAGGTGGCGCTAATAATATGGCGAAAGCATTAAATATTCCAACTTTCAGCATCTTTAATCCGCATCTCAATAAACGAAATTGGTTCGGTAAATTTGAAGAAAAAAAACATACTGCAATTCACCTTCGCGATTATATAGCGATGTCGCCTATAGAAATCAAAAAAGCAAAGAAGAATCCAACTCCTTTTTATTTAAAATTGAACCCTGAGCTTGTAACTCCTAAACTCGAAAAGTTTATAGAGACCTTAAATCTTTAA
- a CDS encoding peptide deformylase has product MILPIVAYGDPVLKKKCEEVSPEHPELKEHIANMYETMYHAKGVGIAAPQIALPLRIFIVDTSPFAEDDDFTEEEKNALKDFRKTFINAEILEEEGEEWAFNEGCLSIPEVREDVYRQPKIKIQYVDENFVVHTETYDGLIARVIQHEYDHIEGKLFTDKLSSFKKRLLKGKLNNISKGKISVDYKMRFPNISRKR; this is encoded by the coding sequence ATGATTTTACCAATTGTCGCATACGGCGATCCAGTCTTAAAAAAGAAATGTGAAGAAGTTTCACCAGAACATCCGGAACTTAAGGAGCATATAGCTAATATGTACGAAACGATGTACCACGCAAAAGGCGTTGGTATTGCTGCGCCACAAATAGCCTTGCCGCTAAGAATTTTTATAGTAGATACCTCTCCATTTGCAGAAGACGATGATTTTACAGAAGAAGAGAAGAATGCTTTAAAGGATTTTAGAAAGACCTTTATCAATGCCGAAATATTAGAAGAAGAAGGAGAGGAGTGGGCTTTTAATGAAGGTTGCCTAAGTATTCCTGAAGTTAGGGAAGATGTTTATAGACAGCCAAAGATTAAGATTCAATATGTAGATGAAAATTTTGTGGTACATACGGAAACTTATGATGGTTTGATCGCAAGAGTTATTCAGCATGAATACGATCACATTGAAGGTAAACTTTTTACCGATAAATTATCATCCTTTAAAAAGCGTCTGCTTAAAGGAAAATTGAATAATATTTCCAAAGGAAAAATCAGTGTAGATTACAAGATGCGTTTTCCAAATATTAGCCGTAAACGTTAA
- a CDS encoding CDP-Glycerol:Poly(glycerophosphate) glycerophosphotransferase — translation MSRYKIAFLHLDEIHHINHFISVAIELSKEHDVEILTFPGKHDYLLSTLKNLNGKAVKVEQLPTMGFRALTDRLKGRELPRKGFWLKKNKNYILDTFDAVVFTDYFHHELFKSRKDAKKPKFLKFAHGAPGRSYSFRKDQADFDFQLLYSDFQFQELKKRGLLGEHPVVVGYPKVDSIVKTKISFFKNDNPVVVYNPHFSQPLSSWHYWGQEILNFFLENKDFNLIFAPHINLFKHKGGLKPDLIDQKFYKPENIYIDLGSEKSVNMTYVNAADIYLGDVSSQVYEFIIKPRPCVFLNPTAADYKESIEFRFWKCGKVVSDLSNLSDALNKSQKDFNEFKTIQQKITDENFYTEENTTASERAALAIVEYLDNSL, via the coding sequence ATGAGTAGATATAAAATCGCATTTCTCCATTTAGACGAAATCCATCACATAAACCATTTTATATCCGTCGCAATCGAATTATCCAAAGAACATGATGTAGAAATTCTCACCTTCCCGGGGAAACATGATTATCTTCTTTCAACTTTAAAAAATCTGAATGGTAAAGCTGTTAAAGTTGAACAGCTCCCTACTATGGGGTTTAGAGCCTTGACCGATAGACTTAAAGGACGCGAACTTCCGAGAAAAGGATTTTGGCTGAAGAAGAACAAAAATTATATTCTAGATACGTTTGATGCGGTGGTCTTCACGGACTATTTTCATCACGAACTTTTTAAATCCAGAAAGGACGCAAAGAAACCCAAATTTTTAAAATTCGCCCACGGTGCTCCTGGCCGTTCTTACAGTTTTAGAAAAGACCAGGCAGATTTTGATTTTCAGTTATTGTATAGCGACTTTCAGTTTCAAGAATTAAAAAAAAGAGGACTTTTAGGAGAACATCCCGTGGTTGTAGGTTATCCTAAAGTGGATTCAATTGTAAAAACTAAAATTTCATTTTTCAAAAATGACAATCCAGTTGTGGTTTATAATCCACACTTTTCTCAGCCTCTTTCTTCATGGCATTATTGGGGTCAGGAAATTTTGAATTTTTTTCTTGAAAACAAAGACTTCAATCTAATTTTTGCTCCTCATATCAATCTTTTTAAACATAAAGGAGGATTAAAACCCGACTTGATCGACCAAAAATTCTATAAACCCGAAAACATCTATATCGATTTAGGCAGTGAAAAAAGTGTAAACATGACCTATGTGAACGCAGCGGACATTTATCTTGGAGATGTTTCTAGTCAAGTTTACGAATTCATCATTAAACCTAGACCATGTGTGTTTCTAAATCCAACTGCAGCTGACTACAAAGAGTCGATTGAATTTAGATTCTGGAAGTGCGGAAAGGTTGTTTCAGATTTATCAAATTTAAGTGATGCCCTAAATAAATCGCAAAAAGATTTTAATGAGTTTAAAACGATTCAACAAAAAATTACGGATGAAAATTTTTATACCGAAGAAAATACCACTGCATCCGAAAGGGCCGCTTTGGCCATCGTGGAATATTTGGATAACTCACTTTAA